The Mesoterricola silvestris sequence CTGGTGTTGGGGGCGCTGAAGGCCGCCATGCCCAGGCCCACCACCGCCAGGGAGCCCACCACGGCGCCCAGGCCCGCCTCCCGCCCCAGGGAGCCCAGGAGGACCATGCCCGTGGCCACCAGGACCATGCCGGAGGTGGCAAGGGTGCGCGAGCCCATGCGGTCGCTGAGGCGGCCCGCGAAGGGGCTCAGGACCGTCATCATCACGGGCTGGCCCATGAGGACCCAGCCCGCGACCCGGGCCGGGTGGCCCATGACCAGCTGCAGCTGGACCGCGGTGAGCACGCTCACGGCGTAGAGGGCCATGTAGTTCAGGAGCGCGGCGAGGTTGGCCGCGGCGAAGAGCCGGTTCCGCCGGAGCAGGTCCAGGTCCATGAGGGGCGAGGCCACCCGGGATTCCACCGCCAGGAAGGCCCCCAGGGCGAAGGGGGCGATGGCCAGCATTCCCAGGGTCCGGCCGGATCCGAGGCCCCAGGCCGAGGAGAAGGTGAGGGGCACGATGAGGCTCACGAGCAGGACGGCCATGAGGGCCGCGCCGCCCAGGTCCATGCGGGCGCCGGGTCCGGGCCGGGCCTCGGCCGCGGGCAGGAGCCTGAGGCCCCAGAGCAGCGTGAAGATGCCGATGGGCAGGTTGATGAGGAAGATCCAGGGCCAGCCCAGGTGATCCACCAGGTACCCGCCCAGGGGCGGTCCCACGCTGAGGCCCGCGTAGACGGCCATGACGTTGATGCCCAGGGCCCGCCCCCGCTCCCGGGCCGGGAAGGCGCTGGTGACGATGGCCGCGGAGGTGGCGCTCAGCAGGGCCCCGCCCACCCCCTGCAGCACCCGGCTGGCCACGAGGGTGGCGCCGTCGACGGAGAGGGCCGCCGCCAGGGACCCCCCGGTGAAGATCACGAGTCCGGCCTGGTAGAACCGCACCTTCCCCCACTGGTCGGCGAGGCGCCCCAGGGGGATGAGGGTCACGGCCATGGCCAGGAGGTACGAGGCCTGCACCCACATGGAGGCCGCGAAGCTCAGGCGCAGGGCCGGGCCCATGCGGGGCAGGGCCACGGAAACGATGGAGCCGTCCAGGGGGGCCATGAACGCCCCGACGGAGGTGAGGGCCAGGAGGGCCCAGCGCCGGGGGTTTTCCTGCTGTGTGTCCAAACGTCCTCCAGGGCGGCCGGGGGAGCCGGGCCGTGAAGCCATTATGGCCGGGCCGGGGCGCCCATATTCGTTCCGGCCCGATATTCGATGCTTCTCAACG is a genomic window containing:
- a CDS encoding MFS transporter; translation: MDTQQENPRRWALLALTSVGAFMAPLDGSIVSVALPRMGPALRLSFAASMWVQASYLLAMAVTLIPLGRLADQWGKVRFYQAGLVIFTGGSLAAALSVDGATLVASRVLQGVGGALLSATSAAIVTSAFPARERGRALGINVMAVYAGLSVGPPLGGYLVDHLGWPWIFLINLPIGIFTLLWGLRLLPAAEARPGPGARMDLGGAALMAVLLVSLIVPLTFSSAWGLGSGRTLGMLAIAPFALGAFLAVESRVASPLMDLDLLRRNRLFAAANLAALLNYMALYAVSVLTAVQLQLVMGHPARVAGWVLMGQPVMMTVLSPFAGRLSDRMGSRTLATSGMVLVATGMVLLGSLGREAGLGAVVGSLAVVGLGMAAFSAPNTSAIMGSVERTQLGVASAFLATMRVTGQALSVAFLGGIAASRLGSGGWRLLLAKASGPAAGAFAWGYSAAMFTGAALALLGAMASLTRHGREA